From a single Nicotiana tomentosiformis chromosome 2, ASM39032v3, whole genome shotgun sequence genomic region:
- the LOC104118534 gene encoding aluminum-activated malate transporter 8-like → MEKTNVIAHFMGFPGKLKDKVMEIVKKTMKIGKDDPRKIWHAAKVGLALTLVSLFYYFRPLYDGFGQSAIWAVLTVVVVFEFTAGATLSKCLNRGFATLLAGALGIGAKYFADLFGKEGEPIVLGFLIFTLGAVGTFTRFFPHMKRKYDYGILIFVLTFSLVTVSGYRVDEILELAHQRLTTILVGAATCMIISLVVCPVWAGEDLHKLVCGNLDKLATFLEGFGSEYFSFSEIEESGKASKEDKGFLQAYKIVLNSKATEETLANFAWWEPGHGSFRLRHPWKQYLKIGVLARECACHLQALTSYFNSNPQAPTEFHKRIEEACTRMSMESSKALKQLASSIKTMTQPPSSAAETHLKNSKTAIDDFKAILATTKTPLLSNKLDLLEIFPAITVASILIDVINCVERISEAVEELSVKAHFKKVKNKESSPSPEKQPQQQLLHRGIVKPVVDDVEGGDDSVVIEICGGTVAAAVEVNSPGGTKGEAQKDRV, encoded by the exons ATGGAAAAAACTAATGTCATTGCCCATTTCATGGGTTTTCCAGGAAAGTTGAAGGATAAAGTTATGGAAATTGTAAAGAAAACAATGAAAATTGGGAAAGATGATCCCAGAAAAATTTGGCATGCAGCTAAAGTGGGATTAGCTCTCACTTTAGTCTCATTGTTCTACTATTTTAGGCCTCTCTATGATGGCTTTGGACAATCTGCAATTTGGGCTGTTTTAACTGTGgtggttgtttttgaatttactGCTG GTGCAACTTTATCAAAGTGTCTAAACAGAGGATTTGCCACATTGCTGGCTGGGGCGTTAGGTATTGGAGCAAAATATTTTGCTGATTTGTTTGGAAAAGAAGGGGAGCCCATAGTTCTGGGGTTTTTGATCTTTACACTAG GTGCTGTAGGTACATTTACGAGATTTTTTCCCCACATGAAGAGGAAATATGACTATGGAATCTTGATCTTCGTCTTAACCTTCAGTTTGGTCACCGTTTCCGGTTACCGTGTCGACGAGATATTAGAACTGGCTCATCAACGGCTGACCACCATTCTTGTCGGCGCCGCCACCTGCATGATCATCTCTTTGGTTGTTTGTCCAGTTTGGGCTGGTGAAGATCTTCATAAGCTTGTTTGTGGTAATCTTGATAAGCTTGCAACCTTCTTAGAAG GTTTTGGAAGTGAATATTTCAGCTTTTCAGAGATTGAAGAAAGTGGAAAGGCTTCTAAGGAAGATAAGGGATTCCTTCAAGCCTATAAAATCGTCCTTAATTCTAAGGCCACTGAGGAAACTTTG GCAAACTTTGCATGGTGGGAACCAGGTCATGGATCGTTCAGGCTTCGTCATCCATGGAAGCAATACTTGAAGATTGGTGTCCTTGCTAGGGAATGTGCCTGCCATCTTCAAGCACTTACTTCCTACTTTAATTCCAATCCTcag GCACCAACCGAGTTTCATAAAAGAATAGAAGAAGCATGCACAAGAATGAGCATGGAATCAAGTAAGGCCTTAAAACAATTGGCATCTTCCATCAAAACTATGACACAACCGCCGTCCTCCGCCGCAGAAACCCACCTAAAGAATTCTAAAACCGCCATTGATGACTTTAAAGCCATACTCGCCACCACCAAAACCCCATTACTGTCCAACAAATTAGACCTATTGGAAATCTTTCCGGCAATAACGGTGGCATCTATACTCATTGACGTCATAAATTGCGTCGAAAGAATCTCAGAGGCAGTCGAGGAGCTTTCGGTCAAAGCACATTtcaagaaagtgaaaaataaggAATCTTCGCCATCGCCGGAGAAACAGCCGCAGCAGCAGCTGCTCCACCGTGGAATCGTGAAGCCTGTCGTTGACGACGTTGAGGGTGGTGATGACTCTGTTGTGATTGAGATATGTGGTGGCACGGTGGCGGCAGCGGTGGAGGTGAATTCGCCGGGAGGAACAAAAGGAGAGGCGCAAAAAGACAGAGTGTAA